A region from the Tachyglossus aculeatus isolate mTacAcu1 chromosome Y4, mTacAcu1.pri, whole genome shotgun sequence genome encodes:
- the LOC119947315 gene encoding LOW QUALITY PROTEIN: spermatid maturation protein 1-like (The sequence of the model RefSeq protein was modified relative to this genomic sequence to represent the inferred CDS: deleted 1 base in 1 codon), producing MATDEPIRSRRQRRRIGPGSETQPLGMWGRWGHAHHEAPGSCSSSSFSSPSSSSCPGSHPEACQDLGDAVLLLLGLIIAINIGLNLVTLIWRRLRGSLRRVFHYFCPKCPGLPAPAGPPALRPHFPGVPDHRLSPPAPDVRVRCTMDPVKLTLTPPAPRCRHGPSAPDPWAPDMDDEKASWPRRPSSCRHGWDGPVPPYPGTAPGIWNHRGSLPAPAPVGVRFPPGLGGTTSRRASAGGAEPGAEAYGYSVGVPPGGPEPTGRRSNPDPGSPPSSRRSSVPPNPSWMPLSHSPRPSLSHVVYDARELRRRVREGSVEVSPPVPPAAPPPAAPGTLEEPNQDWRYQPMAGPAWEPFGSSGYKREGKDD from the exons ATGGCCACTGATGAACCGATTAGGAGCCGGAGACAGAGGCGTCGGATCGGGCCAGGATCGGAGACGCAGCCCCTCGGGATGTGGGGccggtggggg CATGCCCACCACGAGGCCCCGGGctcgtgctcctcctcctccttctcctcgccGTCTTCGTCCTCCTGCCCGGGCTCCCACCCGGAGGCCTGCCAGGACCTGGGGGACGCCGTCCTCCTCCTGCTCggcctcatcatcgccatcaacATCGGCCTCAACCTGGTGACGCTG ATCTGGCGCCGCCTCCGAGGTTCCCTACGCAGAGTTTTCCATTATTTTTGCCCAAAAT GCCCcggcctcccagccccggccggCCCCCCGGCTTTGCGCCCCCACTTCCCGGGGGTCCCGGACCACCGCCTCAGCCCGCCGGCCCCCGACGTCCGGGTCCGCTGCACCATGGACCCCGTGAAGCTGACGCTGACCCCGCCGGCC CCCCGCTGCCGCCACGGGCCCAGCGCCCCGGACCCCTGGGCCCCCGACATGGAcgatgagaaggcctcctggcccCGCCGCCCCTCGTCCTGCCGCCACGGCTGGGACGGGCCGGTTCCCCCGTACCCCGGGACAGCCCCGGGGATCTGGAACCACCGGGGAagcctcccggccccggcccccgtggGCGTCCGCTtccccccgggcctggggggTACCACGTCTAGGCGGGCATCGGCCGGAGGCGCCGAGCCGGGAGCCGAGGCCTACGGCTACTCGGTAGGCGTCCCCCCCGGCGGCCCCGAGCCCACCGGCCGTAGGTCCAACCCGGACCCAGGCTCCCCACCATCCTCCCGCCGCTCTTCCGTGCCCCCCAACCCGTCCTGGATGCCCCTGAGCCACAGCCCCCGGCCCTCCCTCAGCCACGTGGTCTACGACGCCCGAGAGCTCAGGCGGAGGGTACGCGAGGGGTCGGTGGAGGTCTCgcccccggtgccccccgccgccccgcctcCGGCCGCCCCCGGGACCCTGGAGGAGCCGAACCAGGACTGGAGGTACCAACCCATGGCGGGCCCGGCCTGGGAGCCGTTCGGGTCCAGCGGCTACAAGCGAGAGGGGAAGGACGATTAA